A part of Oryctolagus cuniculus chromosome 4, mOryCun1.1, whole genome shotgun sequence genomic DNA contains:
- the LOC138849480 gene encoding GTP-binding nuclear protein Ran: protein MAAQGEPQVQFKLVLVGDGGTGKTTFVKRHLTGEFEKKYVATLGVEVHPLVFHTNRGPIKFNVWDTAGQEKFGGLRDGYYIQAQCAIIMFDVTSRVTYKNVPNWHRDLVRVCENIPIVLCGNKVDIKDRKVKAKSIVFHRKKNLQYYDISAKSNYNFEKPFLWLARKLIGDPNLEFVAMPALAPPEVVMDPALAAQYEHDLEVAQTTALPDEDDDL from the coding sequence ATGGCCGCGCAGGGAGAGCCCCAAGTGCAGTTCAAACTGGTGCTGGTCGGCGACGGCGGCACCGGGAAGACGACCTTCGTGAAGCGCCACCTGACCGGCGAGTTCGAGAAGAAGTATGTAGCCACGCTGGGCGTCGAGGTGCACCCGCTCGTGTTCCACACCAACCGGGGCCCCATCAAGTTCAACGTCTGGGACACGGCCGGCCAGGAGAAGTTCGGCGGCCTGCGGGACGGCTATTACATCCAAGCCCAGTGTGCCATCATCATGTTTGATGTGACATCCAGAGTGACCTACAAGAACGTGCCTAACTGGCACAGAGACCTGGTGCGCGTGTGTGAAAACATCCCCATCGTGCTGTGTGGCAACAAAGTGGATATTAAGGACAGGAAAGTTAAGGCAAAGTCCATTGTCTTCCACCGAAAGAAGAACCTTCAGTACTATGATATTTCGGCCAAAAGTAACTACAACTTTGAAAAGCCCTTCCTCTGGCTTGCTAGAAAGCTCATTGGAGACCCCAACTTGGAGTTCGTCGCCATGCCTGCTCTTGCCCCACCAGAGGTGGTCATGGACCCGGCCTTGGCAGCGCAGTATGAGCACGACTTAGAGGTTGCTCAGACGACTGCTCTCCCCGACGAGGACGATGACCTGTGA